The Nocardia sp. NBC_00508 nucleotide sequence TTGGTGGTCAGCATGGACACGAAGGTCTGCAGGTTGCGAACCGTCTCGACGATGTCGCCGCGCGAATCCGACAGGGTGCGCGCCGCGCGGGAGAGCTGGGTGATGGAGTCGGCCATCGCCTCGCCATTTCCCGCCAGATTCGCCGCGCCGGTGCGGACCAACTGATTTACCGCGCCTTCCTTATTGGCACCGTTGGGCCCGAGCGCATCGGAGAGTTCGGTGATGCTCTGGTAGAGCTGGTCGACTTCCACCGGAGTGACGGTGCGTTCGCGTGGAATGACCGCATCGCTTTCCATTTTCGGGCCGCCACGGTAGACCGGGCTGAGCTGGATGTAGCGATCCGAGACCACCGAGGGGGTCACCAGTGCGGCCCTGGCGTCGGCGGGCACGTCGAAGCGGTGCTCCACTCGCAGCACTACTTTCACCTGGTCGCCAATCGCCTCAACCGACTCCACCGAACCCACCGGCACACCGAGGATCCGCACATCCGAACCCTCGTAGATGCCGACGGTGCGTTCGAAGTAGGCGGCGATCCGGGTGCTGGTGACCCGGTCGTATCCCCACCACAGGGCGAAGGTCGCGACCAACGCCACGACCACGGCGATCGCGATGCTGGGCAAGGAGCGAATCCTGAATGCCACGTCAGTTACCTCCGATGGTGCGGATCGGTGGCCGGACACCGGGAATCTCCGGCAGGCCAGGAGGGGCCAGATTCACAATGACGGCCTCGAACCAGCGGCCGTTGCCCATCACGTTGGCGAAGAGCCCGTAGAACGGGCCAGCGAGCTCGAGAGTCTTGGCAATGTTGGCCTGGTTGTCGTTCAACGTTCCGATCGCGGTGCGCAGATTGGTCAGGGCGGTACCCATCTGGTCCTTGTTGTCCTTCACCAGCGCACTCAATTCCGCGGCCAATGACTCCGCGCCGGTGAGCAATTGGTGAATGGCCTGCTGGCGAATGTTCAGCTCGGCGAGTAACGCCCCGCCGGAACCGAGCAGCCGCTCGAACTCGGCATTGCGTTCGGCCAGCACGGCCGTGGTGGCGCTGGTGGCGTCGAACATCTTCCGCAGCTGTTCGTCTCGGGTGGCGATTGTTGCCGAGAGCCGGGCCATGCCGTCGATGGAGCCGCGGATCTCGGCCGGTGTGGTCGCGAACGCCTCGGAGAGCACCTGCATGCTGGTGGCCAGCTGCGCGGTGTCGATCCGGTCGATATTGTCGGCAGCGTCGGTAAACGCGTCGACCACGTCGTAGGGAGACAGGGTGCGCGACAGTGGAATCGGCGAGTCCGGATCGGCAGGCGCCGACCCCTTCGGGTCCAGGGCCAGATACTTCTGGCCGAGCACCGTCTTGATCTGGATCGAGGCCGTGGTCTCGTTGCCGATCCAGGCGCCGGAGGTGCGGAACTCGACGAGCACCTTGTCACCGTCGAGGCGAACATCGGACACCTGACCGACCTTCACCCCGGCGATGCGGACCTCATTGCCCGTCTTCAGACCGGCCGCTTCGGTGAACTCCGCAGTATAGCTGGTGCTCGCTCCGAGCAACGGGACCCGGTCCAGGAAGAAGACGCCGATCGTGGCCAGCAGCACCAGGGCAATGCCGAGGCGGCCCAGCGCGGCGGGACTGCGTTTGCCGCGGTGCAATGTCCGGTATTCCATCAGCGGGCCTTTCCGTGGCAGCGCGTGGCCGTGTTGGTGTACAAGGGCTGGTTGATCGTCGGCATGGTGGGCAAGTTGAGCTGCGGTGCGTCCTTGGCGCCGGTGCCGAGCTGAATGTCGAGGCCGCACAGATAGAACTGGAACCAGCCGCCGTAACTGCCGACGCGGCCGAGCTTTTCCAGCTTCACTGGCAGGCTCGCCAGTGCGGTGTTCAGCTCGTCGGAACGCTCGTTGAGGGTGGCGGTCAGCTCACTCAAACCCGCGATCGAGCCCTGCAGGGTCGGGCGCACCGGAACCAGCAGATCCGCGGTGGCCGCGGCCAGATTGCCCATCGAGGTCACCGACCGTGCGACCATGTCGCGCTCGGCGGACAGGCCGCTCACCAGCGCCTCGGTGTTCACGATCAGCTGGTCGAACTGGTCGTCGTGGTCGTTGACGGTGGTGAGCACGGCGGTGAGGTCGCGCACCAGGTTTCCGATCACCACATCCTTGTCGGCGATCTTGTTGGTCAGCG carries:
- a CDS encoding MCE family protein; its protein translation is MAFRIRSLPSIAIAVVVALVATFALWWGYDRVTSTRIAAYFERTVGIYEGSDVRILGVPVGSVESVEAIGDQVKVVLRVEHRFDVPADARAALVTPSVVSDRYIQLSPVYRGGPKMESDAVIPRERTVTPVEVDQLYQSITELSDALGPNGANKEGAVNQLVRTGAANLAGNGEAMADSITQLSRAARTLSDSRGDIVETVRNLQTFVSMLTTNDQQVREFNTQLADLAGFLAGERENLGNALNLLSVALGDVAGFIADNRDLVADNADALTTLTRTLADHRDDIAAALQVLPVAMSNVIGMHNGEAGTLDMRSNFFDQLQDPFGTVCKFMDLGKLMPGNPTFDEVSRQLRPLLDHCSTIAASLAAAVKSPMILPFGILSAENMQRDPVPGTVPGTPSNQLPPSEQGDR
- a CDS encoding MCE family protein, with amino-acid sequence MEYRTLHRGKRSPAALGRLGIALVLLATIGVFFLDRVPLLGASTSYTAEFTEAAGLKTGNEVRIAGVKVGQVSDVRLDGDKVLVEFRTSGAWIGNETTASIQIKTVLGQKYLALDPKGSAPADPDSPIPLSRTLSPYDVVDAFTDAADNIDRIDTAQLATSMQVLSEAFATTPAEIRGSIDGMARLSATIATRDEQLRKMFDATSATTAVLAERNAEFERLLGSGGALLAELNIRQQAIHQLLTGAESLAAELSALVKDNKDQMGTALTNLRTAIGTLNDNQANIAKTLELAGPFYGLFANVMGNGRWFEAVIVNLAPPGLPEIPGVRPPIRTIGGN